One genomic window of Onychostoma macrolepis isolate SWU-2019 chromosome 25, ASM1243209v1, whole genome shotgun sequence includes the following:
- the LOC131534789 gene encoding protein-glucosylgalactosylhydroxylysine glucosidase-like encodes MTSDPVDPYIFTSDTLPSDPRYMPPLINGLLGWKVFDPIMHMDRVYSGEGAPSHRANIPCPLAVQMKTAEVGQHTYKLDMHTGVFSHSVVTPGFEATQVLYTHRQQTNLLVMEVLLKRSETSAEPVTIQLESSFKPQSDDIVFQNAPDYKGGRHIFGQTVSSEAPGGIRPFVHLIWTPITSTLTLPPSQSQSSWVFLVAVAGSDESVQSCYDTGLGLIDTGDLRPSHLRSWAELWKDSSIEVEGAESLNRALIGSMFYLLSSFSSLSEEANAPYEFGGLSPGGLSNGSNGEAYYGHVFWDQETWMYPGIALFYPRLARSMLQYRVGTIEGARANAEQMGYKGLKYAWESAVTGQDVCPVDILIKEQLHINGDVALAFQQYFYLTQDLEMLREGRGSEVVWGIADYWASRVTWDPTEQQYHIKSVTPPDEYYNTVDNSVFTNAVAQRSLQFAMELSGLLGHSPPSAWQDVVDKIKIPFDPELKYHPEFDGYKRGSQVKQADVVLLGYPLDMSMTTEVRRNDLETYEAVTDPLGPAMTWGMFALGWLELGDAERAQTLLKKCFKNIQKPFHVWSETATGSGCVNFLTGMGGFLQAVLFGYTGFRVQKEHLAFAPLLPQEVDALSVKGVSYLGNKMDWLIKSAEVSVSVRKPAEMSGSQEPTALQVVLNTGTTMPLIPGQSVTFPRQPGQIRKLDAGFSCWPV; translated from the exons ATGACCTCTGACCCTGTCGACCCGTACATTTTCACCTCTGACACTCTGCCGTCCGACCCTCGCTACATGCCACCGCTGATCAACGGCCTGCTGGGATGGAAAGTGTTTGATCCAATTATGCATATGGACAGGGTTTATAGCGGTGAAGGCGCGCCTAGTCACCGCGCCAACATTCCTTGTCCTCTGGCGGTTCAAATGAAGACGGCAGAAGTGGGACAACACACGTACAAGTTAGACATGCACACAG GTGTTTTCTCTCACTCCGTGGTCACACCTGGTTTTGAGGCCACTCAGGTTTTGTACACTCACCGGCAGCAGACGAACCTCCTGGTCATGGAGGTTCTCCTCAAACGCTCTGAAACCAGCGCTGAACCAGTCACCATTCAGCTAGAAAGTTCTTTCAAACCCCAAAGTGATGATATTGTTTTCCAGAATGCACCGGACTACAAGGGTGGGAG GCATATTTTTGGACAGACCGTCTCTTCAGAGGCTCCTGGAGGAATCCGTCCATTTGTGCACCTGATCTGGACGCCCATCACATCCACTCTTACCCTCCCACCCAGCCAGAGCCAGTCCAGCTGGGTTTTCCTGGTTGCCGTTGCCGGTAGCGATGAGAGCGTCCAGTCGTGTTATGATACTGGTTTGGGGCTTATTGATACTGGCGACCTACGCCCCTCGCACCTGAGAAGCTGGGCGGAGCTTTGGAAGGACAGCAGCATAGAGGTGGAGGGAGCAGAGAGCCTGAACCGAGCTCTGATTGGCAGCATGTTTTATCTCCTCAGTTCATTCTCGTCTTTAAGTGAGGAGGCAAACGCACCGTACGAGTTTGGAGGCCTCAGTCCTGGGGGTTTGTCAAACGGGAGTAATGGGGAGGCTTACTATGGCCATGTGTTCTGGGATCAG GAAACATGGATGTACCCAGGTATTGCCCTCTTCTATCCCAGACTGGCCAGGTCCATGCTGCAATACCGTGTAGGAACGATAGAAGGTGCTCGAGCAAACGCCGAGCAGATGGGCTACAAG GGACTGAAGTATGCATGGGAGAGCGCGGTGACCGGCCAAGACGTTTGTCCAGTGGACATTTTAATAAAGGAGCAGCTGCACATCAACGGAGACGTGGCGCTGGCTTTCCAGCAGTACTTTTACCTCACACAG GACCTGGAGATGCTCAGAGAAGGACGGGGCAGTGAGGTTGTGTGGGGCATCGCTGACTACTGGGCTTCACGGGTAACATGGGACCCTACTGAGCAGCAGTACCATATCAAAA GTGTGACTCCTCCTGATGAGTATTACAATACTGTTGACAACTCAGTGTTCACCAATGCTGTCGCCCAAcgcag CCTTCAGTTTGCCATGGAGTTGTCCGGTCTGTTAGGACACAGTCCTCCTTCCGCTTGGCAGGACGTTGTTGATAAGATCAAAATCCCCTTTGACCCGGAACTGAAGTATCACCCAGAGTTTGACGGCTACAAGCGAG GAAGTCAAGTCAAGCAGGCAGACGTAGTATTGCTCGGATATCCACTGGACATGTCCATGACCACAGAGGTCAGACGCAACGATCTGGAAACATATGAGGCTGTCACTGATCCGCTCGGACCGGCCATGACATGG GGCATGTTTGCTTTGGGTTGGCTTGAACTTGGAGATGCTGAAAGAGCCCAAACGCTTCTGAAGAAATGCTTCAAAAATATCCAGAAACCATTTCAC GTGTGGAGTGAGACGGCTACTGGCTCTGGGTGTGTGAACTTCCTCACCGGTATGGGCGGCTTTCTGCAGGCGGTGCTGTTTGGCTACACTGGCTTCAG GGTGCAGAAGGAGCATCTTGCCTTCGCTCCGTTGCTACCACAGGAAGTTGATGCGCTCAGTGTGAAAGGTGTGAGTTACCTTGGCAACAAGATGGACTGGTTGATAAAGAGTGCGGAAGTGAGCGTTTCAGTGAGGAAGCCTGCAGAGATGTCTGGGAGTCAGGAGCCTACCGCTCTTCAAGTTGTCTTGAATACTGGAACTACAATGCCACTTATTCCAG GACAGTCAGTGACTTTTCCTCGGCAGCCTGGTCAGATCCGTAAATTGGATGCCGGTTTCTCCTGCTGGCCTGTCTGA